The genomic DNA CAACCCCCGCCTCCTGGGCCGGCCCAAGGACTTTCTCGTGACCGTCCGCGACATAGTCATTGCGGCGGGCGCCGGCTTCCTGATTCCGATTACGGGCGAGATTTTAAGGATGCCCGGCCTGCCCAAACACCCTGCAGCCGAACGAATTGATAT from bacterium includes the following:
- a CDS encoding formate--tetrahydrofolate ligase, coding for NPRLLGRPKDFLVTVRDIVIAAGAGFLIPITGEILRMPGLPKHPAAERIDIDDEGRISGLF